Proteins from one Cicer arietinum cultivar CDC Frontier isolate Library 1 chromosome 3, Cicar.CDCFrontier_v2.0, whole genome shotgun sequence genomic window:
- the LOC101515511 gene encoding GDSL esterase/lipase WDL1-like: MVGPTRPQIVLFGSSIVQLSYLKEGWGAMLAHLYARKADIVLRGYSGWNSRRALQVLDTIFPKNATVQPSLIIVYFGGNDSMLSHPSGLGQHVPLQEYIENMKTIANHLKSLSKNTRLIFLSAPPVNERQIYGNSFVERPQRNNESCQIYSEACMELCREMNIKAIDLWSTLQKRSDWRDVCFTDGIHLTSEASKIVVKEILKILKEADWEPCLHWKSLPIEFGEDSPYDPVGPDGKTTMNVSSMTFLGTTEYE; encoded by the exons ATGGTAGGACCAACGAGACCTCAAATTGTGCTCTTCGGTTCTTCCATTGTTCAACTCAGTTATTTGAAAGAAGGTTGGGGTGCTATGCTTGCTCATTTGTATGCTCGTAAG GCGGATATAGTTCTGCGAGGATACTCTGGTTGGAATTCAAGGCGCGCTTTGCAGGTTCTGGATACAATTTTTCCCAAG AATGCCACTGTGCAACCATCGTTGATAATTGTGTACTTTGGTGGTAATGATTCTATGCTTTCGCATCCAAGTGGCCTTGGTCAACATGTACCTCTCCAAGAATACATTGAAAATATGAAGACGATTGCTAACCATCTCAAG AGCCTGTCAAAGAATACTCGCCTTATATTTCTCAGTGCTCCTCCTGTCAATGAGAGACAAATTTATGGAAACAG TTTTGTAGAGAGGCCACAAAGGAATAATGAATCCTGCCAAATATATTCCGAAGCGTGTATGGAGCTATGCCGCGAGATGAATATCAAGGCCATTGATCTATGGTCTACACTCCAGAAGAGAAGCGACTGGCGAGATGTTTGCTTCAC GGATGGAATTCATCTTACATCTGAGGCTAGCAAGATAGTGGTAAAAGAGATACTTAAAATCCTCAAAGAAGCAGATTGGGAACCTTGCTTGCATTGGAAGTCATTGCCAATTGAATTTGGAGAAGATTCACCCTATGATCCAGTTGGCCCAGATGGAAAAACAACTATGAATGTTTCCAGTATGACCTTCCTGGGAACTACGGAATATGAATAA
- the LOC101488261 gene encoding GDSL esterase/lipase WDL1-like — protein MAGPMRPQIVLFGSSIIQMSFDNGGWGGILANLYSRKADIILRGYSGWNSRRALEVLDEIFPKDAYVQPSLVIIYFGGNDSIHPHPSGLGPHVPLEEYVENMRKIANHLKSLSDHIRLIFLTSPPISEVQIRKKLSATQSGRTNEHCGIYAKALVELCDELNLKVINLWSAIQQRDDWLDVSFTDGVHLSAEGSKVVVKEILKVLREADWKPSLHWMSLPTEYAEDSPYYPPSPDGTTTINVSYSIPRRHLQWDL, from the exons ATGGCTGGTCCAATGAGACCTCAAATTGTGCTATTTGGCTCCTCCATAATTCAGATGAGTTTTGATAATGGTGGTTGGGGTGGTATCCTAGCTAATTTGTATTCTAGAAAG GCAGACATAATTTTGAGGGGATACTCGGGTTGGAATTCAAGACGTGCTTTGGAGGTTCTTGATGAAATTTTCCCCAAG GATGCTTATGTGCAACCTTCATTAGTAATTATTTACTTTGGTGGGAATGATTCAATTCACCCTCACCCATCTGGCCTTGGTCCTCATGTACCCCTTGaagaatatgttgaaaatatgaGGAAGATTGCTAACCATCTAAAG AGTCTCTCAGATCATATTCGCCTCATATTTCTAACCTCTCCTCCCATCAGTGAAGTCCAAATTCGAAAAAAACTCAG TGCAACACAATCCGGAAGAACAAATGAACATTGTGGAATATATGCAAAGGCATTGGTGGAATTATGTGACGAGTTGAATTTAAAGGTCATTAATCTCTGGTCTGCAATCCAACAAAGGGATGATTGGTTAGATGTCAGCTTTAC GGATGGAGTTCATCTATCAGCTGAGGGAAGTAAGGTAGTTGTGAAGGAAATATTAAAAGTTCTTAGAGAAGCAGATTGGAAGCCTAGTTTGCATTGGATGTCACTACCAACTGAATATGCAGAGGATTCACCATATTATCCTCCAAGTCCAGATGGAACCACCACTATAAATGTGTCCTATAGTATCCCTCGAAGACATTTACAATGGGATTTATAG